The following are encoded in a window of Streptomyces sp. Go-475 genomic DNA:
- a CDS encoding Lrp/AsnC ligand binding domain-containing protein: protein MITAIVLIKTSVDRIPEIAESIAALDNVSEVFSVTGTYDLIAMVRVKQHEDLAEVIPGRISKIPGVEGTDTHVAFRTYSQHDLEAAFSIGLDS from the coding sequence GTGATCACCGCGATCGTCCTCATCAAGACCAGCGTGGACCGGATTCCCGAGATCGCGGAGTCGATCGCGGCGCTGGACAACGTCAGCGAGGTCTTCTCCGTGACCGGCACCTACGACCTGATCGCGATGGTCCGGGTGAAGCAGCACGAGGACCTGGCGGAGGTCATCCCGGGCCGGATCAGCAAGATCCCCGGTGTGGAGGGGACGGACACGCACGTGGCGTTCCGCACCTACTCGCAGCACGACCTGGAGGCGGCGTTCTCGATCGGCCTGGACAGCTAG
- a CDS encoding rhomboid family intramembrane serine protease, whose product MIRTWSASIVRAARSVRGASAPVTYSLIALCCLLFLAGPASGLNPAYGAGDGLLAEQRAYFRRWGVIPAELFDGSAGSALTPLTALFVHGSWVHLLGNMLFLYVFGAMTEERMGRVQFTLFYVGCGYLALLGYAVANADSEQSLVGASGAISAVLGAFLYLFPRARVTSLLPFLFFLPVRFPAWIVLPFWAALQWLAAGRASDGPGVAYLAHLIGFGLGFGYASVRYGRPTSPTRVKAAPAPAPEGENQP is encoded by the coding sequence ATGATCAGAACGTGGAGTGCGTCGATCGTCCGGGCGGCCCGATCGGTCCGGGGAGCGTCGGCGCCGGTGACGTACTCACTGATCGCCCTGTGCTGCCTGCTCTTCCTGGCAGGGCCCGCCTCGGGCCTGAATCCGGCGTACGGCGCGGGCGACGGCCTGCTCGCCGAGCAGCGGGCCTACTTCCGGCGCTGGGGCGTGATCCCCGCAGAACTGTTCGACGGGTCGGCCGGATCGGCCCTGACCCCCCTGACGGCCCTGTTCGTCCACGGCAGCTGGGTGCACCTGCTCGGCAACATGCTCTTCCTCTACGTCTTCGGGGCGATGACCGAGGAACGGATGGGCCGGGTGCAGTTCACCCTGTTCTACGTCGGCTGCGGCTACCTGGCCCTGCTGGGCTACGCCGTCGCCAACGCGGACTCCGAGCAGTCCCTGGTCGGCGCCTCGGGGGCGATCTCGGCGGTCCTCGGCGCGTTCCTGTACCTGTTCCCCCGGGCCCGGGTGACCAGTCTCCTGCCGTTCCTCTTCTTCCTGCCGGTGCGCTTCCCGGCGTGGATCGTCCTGCCGTTCTGGGCGGCCCTGCAGTGGCTGGCGGCGGGGCGGGCCTCGGACGGGCCGGGGGTGGCCTACCTCGCCCACCTGATCGGCTTCGGGCTCGGCTTCGGCTACGCATCGGTCCGCTACGGCCGCCCGACCAGCCCCACTAGAGTGAAGGCCGCCCCTGCTCCGGCCCCCGAGGGAGAGAACCAGCCGTGA
- a CDS encoding small secreted hydrophilic protein, translating into MAFSRRMAALSAVVLIPLGIAATSYAFADRPESPKVPAQQVELDRGTPTPTSTLEPTPKPSPESTPGDEVVSRPPVTDSSASDDDDDDRGRGTGDDGPGDDDAGNDN; encoded by the coding sequence ATGGCTTTCTCCCGTCGTATGGCGGCCCTGTCCGCCGTCGTGCTGATCCCGCTGGGCATCGCCGCGACCAGCTACGCCTTCGCCGACCGCCCCGAGTCGCCCAAGGTGCCCGCCCAGCAGGTGGAGCTGGACCGCGGCACGCCCACGCCCACCTCCACCCTGGAGCCGACCCCGAAGCCCTCGCCCGAGTCCACGCCGGGCGACGAGGTCGTCTCGCGGCCTCCGGTGACCGACAGCTCAGCGAGTGACGATGACGACGACGACCGCGGCCGGGGCACCGGAGACGACGGGCCGGGCGACGACGACGCCGGGAACGACAACTGA
- a CDS encoding NYN domain-containing protein, which yields MVETTGGGPGDGAAEVLDRPLPDGVRRRVVQIVSDGFGSLTVGELPAQLRQYARFAPNRRAKFAGNAMAAALETDPLFRQRIGEQLREAQPELTGALDSGSPPPAADPLDVAAAAYVLRPLGWVKLVTAAGEEAQRADAERADEENRAELERLRAELDRARDHTRAETERLRAELESARKETESLHRKLRAALSDVKRGEAALRKAHGEIEAVRAEGQAQVSAAESETRRLKARLGETEAALEAARRAAREGRSVEDMRVRLLLDTLLDATQGLRRELALPPVSVRPAETVDAVEPGRMTPKDIAARALSENDPQVLDQLLALPQAHLVVDGYNVTKTGYPQMPLEKQRLRLLGQLSQLAAQSGAEVTCVFDGAELAAPVLLAPPRGVRVLFSKPGVTADELIRQLVRAEPPGRPVIVASTDREVADGVARAGARPVASAMLLKRLSRS from the coding sequence ATGGTGGAGACCACGGGCGGGGGGCCGGGCGACGGCGCCGCCGAGGTGCTCGACCGTCCGCTGCCCGACGGCGTGCGCCGCAGGGTCGTGCAGATCGTCTCCGACGGCTTCGGCTCGCTGACGGTCGGCGAGCTGCCCGCGCAGCTCAGGCAGTACGCCCGGTTCGCCCCGAACCGCCGGGCCAAGTTCGCCGGCAACGCCATGGCCGCGGCGCTGGAGACCGACCCGCTGTTCCGGCAGCGCATCGGGGAGCAGCTCAGAGAAGCCCAGCCGGAACTGACCGGCGCCCTCGACTCAGGCTCCCCGCCCCCGGCCGCGGACCCGCTCGACGTGGCGGCCGCGGCCTACGTACTGCGGCCCCTCGGCTGGGTGAAACTGGTGACCGCCGCCGGCGAGGAGGCCCAGCGGGCCGACGCCGAGCGTGCCGACGAGGAGAACCGGGCCGAGCTGGAGCGGCTGCGTGCCGAGCTCGACCGGGCCCGCGACCACACCCGGGCCGAGACCGAGCGGCTGCGCGCGGAGCTGGAATCGGCCAGGAAGGAAACCGAGTCGCTGCACCGCAAGCTCCGCGCCGCCCTCAGCGACGTCAAGCGCGGCGAGGCCGCCCTGCGCAAGGCGCACGGCGAGATCGAGGCCGTGCGCGCCGAGGGGCAGGCCCAGGTCTCCGCCGCCGAGAGCGAGACCCGGCGGCTCAAGGCGCGGCTGGGCGAGACCGAGGCCGCCCTGGAGGCCGCGCGCCGGGCCGCCCGCGAAGGCCGCAGCGTCGAGGACATGCGGGTGCGGCTGCTGCTGGACACCCTGCTGGACGCGACCCAGGGGCTCCGCCGCGAACTGGCCCTGCCGCCGGTGTCGGTGCGGCCCGCCGAGACCGTCGACGCCGTCGAGCCGGGCCGGATGACCCCGAAGGACATCGCCGCCCGCGCCCTGTCGGAGAACGACCCGCAGGTCCTCGACCAGCTGCTCGCGCTGCCGCAGGCCCACCTCGTCGTCGACGGCTACAACGTCACCAAAACGGGCTATCCGCAGATGCCGCTGGAGAAGCAGCGCCTGCGGCTGCTCGGGCAGCTCTCCCAACTGGCGGCGCAGAGCGGCGCCGAGGTGACCTGTGTCTTCGACGGGGCCGAACTGGCCGCTCCGGTGCTGCTCGCGCCACCGCGCGGCGTCCGCGTGCTGTTCTCCAAGCCGGGCGTCACCGCCGACGAGCTGATCCGCCAGCTGGTCCGCGCCGAACCCCCGGGCCGCCCGGTCATCGTGGCCTCCACCGACCGCGAGGTCGCCGACGGAGTGGCCCGCGCGGGCGCCCGTCCCGTGGCCT